Within Terriglobia bacterium, the genomic segment ATCGTCCGGGGGCACATCAAGAGACGCGAGGAGGCCCAGGCCATTTATGAAGCCGCCCGATCTGCCGGACATGTGGCGGGCCTGCTCGACCAGGAGAGGCCGAACATCTTCACTCAGTCCGTCGCCAACATCACGCCCGGGGCGCAAGTAACGGTCGAGATCAGCTATGTTGAGGCATTGAAGTATGCGGACGGAACATATGAATTCGTATTCCCGATGGTGGTGGCTCCCCGCTATATCCCGGGCACGCCGACCGGCAGAACCGGCGGCGGCTGGGCCCAGGATACCAATAAGGTTCCGGACGCCTCGCGTATCACGCCCCCGGTCGCGGGCAACCCTGAGACCGCCATGCCTACGCGGGCCGGGCACGATATCTCGCTGGAGGTTCTGCTTGAGGCGGGGGTGACGATCGAAGATCTCAAATCGGTCTTGCATGAAGTGACCGTCGATAGACCCGGCCCCCACAGCGCCGCCGTGCGGCTCAAGGATCAATCTGAGATCCCCAACAGGGATTTCATCCTCCGCTACGGCGTCGCCGGAGGCAGCATCAAGGATGCGGTCCTTGCCCACCAGGGAGATCAGGGTGGCTTTTTCACTCTCGTGCTCCAACCGCCCGAGCGCGTGAACGTCCAGGATGTCACGCCGAAGGAACTGATCTTCGTGCTCGACAGTTCCGGATCGATGAGCGGCTTCCCAATCGAAAAGGCCAAAGAGACCATGCGGCTTGCCCTCAAAGGACTCTACCCCAGGGACACGTTTAACCTGATGACCTTTTCCGGAGACACGCGCATTCTCTTCCCCGCGCCAGTGCCGGCAACACCCGACAATCTCCAGAAGGCAGAGCAGTTTCTTTCCATGCAAGGCGGGAGCGGCGGCACCGAAATGATGCGTGCCATTCGCGCTGCCCTGGCGCCGTCCGACGAACAGAGCCACATCCGCATTGTCTGCTTTATGACGGACGGCATGGTGGGGAATGATTTCGAGATCATTTCGGAGGTCCAAAAGCACCCGAACGCGCGCGTCTTCGCCTTCGGCATCGGGAACTCGGTCAACCGTTTTCTGCTCGACCAGATGGCGCAGCAGGGCCGGGGCGAAGTCGAGTATGTCACCCTGGGCGACGACGGCTCGGCAGCGGCGCGGCGATTTCACGAGCGGGTGCGCAACCCGCTCCTCACCGACATCACCATCGAATGGGGCGGATTGGCGGTTACCGATGTCTATCCAAAACGCATACCGGATCTCTTCAGTGCCAAACCGATGGTGATTTGCGGCCGCTACACGCGCGCCGGCAAAGGAGTCATCCTTGTGTCCGGCAACATGTCCGGCGGACATTTCTCGCGCGAAATACCCGTAAACCTGCCGGATCGCGAACCGCGCAACAGCGTGCTTGCCAAGCTGTGGGCGCGAACCCGCATCGACGATCTGATGGCGCAGGACTACCGCGGCATTCAACGCGCCAACATGCAATCCGATCTCCGGGAGCAGATCACCCAACTAGGGCTGGATTTCGGGCTGATGACTCAGTTCACGTCCTTTGTTGCAGTAGAGGAGATGACCATCACCGAGGGGGGCAAACCGCGCCGTATCGAAGTGCCCGTGGAATTACCCGACGGCGTGAGCTATCGGGGGATATTCGGCGCGCCCGGTGAGGGGATGCCGGCAACGTCAGCTGCAAACCTCTCGATGGTCAAAGGCCTTGCGATGGCCGGAGGGATGGGTGGAGGTGTAGGCCCCCGGCAGATGGCGCCAGCCCCCGTCATCGCGAATGCAGAAATCTCCCGTGCGTTATCAGCGGCTGAGTTGAAGCGCAATCAAATCGGCACCAAGTTTCACCCGGCAATCGCAGCCTTGATCGCGCGGCTTGGCGTTCCGGGCGCCAAGCCCGGCGCAGATGAAGGAAAGTTCGTTCGTGATGGCAAAGCCTCAATTCAGATCTGGCTCGCTGAGAAAAACACCGCGGTCCTGGCTGAATTGAAGCGGCTCGGGTTCGAGGTCGTCCTGGAACCGAAGAGCGCGATGATGCTGATCGGACGGCTGCCGATCGGTAACCTGGAAGCGCTCGCTAAACTGGATGCCGTCCGCTATATCGCCCCATCCGAGATCCAGAAGTGATAGGTCATGAGTCATGAGTGATGGGTCGCAGGTAAAGGAGGGTTTCACCCATCACTCATGACACTTTTCTTAGCCTGGGCAGCCGGTCAGGCCCAGAATCACATTTATCAGCATCTGCAGATCCAGGGCGTTTGTGACCCCGTCGCCGTTGATGTCGCAGTTTGTCGGGCTCCCCGGGATGCCCAAAATCGAGTTGATCAGCAACTGTATGTCCAGAACGTTTACCGATCCGTCGCCATTAATGTCGCACCGGCTGGCACTGACGGTAAACACTGCAGAGCTTGCGCCTGTTCCCACGGGAGTAGTGACGCTGATTCTGCCGGAAGTCGCCCCTGCCGGGACGGTCGCCGTAATTCGCGCCGGCGACACTACCGTGAAACCGGCCGCGGCGGAGGTGTTGAACTTGACGGTTGTTGCCCCGTTCAGATTCGTACCTGTGATGGTGACTACAGTTCCTGCGCGGCCGCTTGAGGGAGCCATCCCCGTGATCGTGGGCGGACTGGACAGGGTGGTAGCGGAAACCTCATTGGAATATGCAGAGTCGGCGGCAGCTCCAGTGGCCTCGACGCGATAGTAATAATTCGTGTTTGTGCCCAATCCCGTATCGCTGAAGGAAGTCACATTCGCTGCAGTCGTTCCAACTTGCGACCAGATCCCCCCAGCACCTTCTTTTCTCTCGACCGCAAAGCCGGTCTCGTCGGCGCTGTTGTCCAGCCATAGCAGGTTGACCTGAGAACTCGAGACTGCGATCGCAGTCAGGTTCGAAGGCGCAGCCGGTCCTGAGGTAAGGCAGGAGGAAGCCGACGCGACATGCGCTGCGATCTCCGCGCGCGAATAGGGACAAAATGTCGATCCCGTCCCAATGGTGCTGTTCATGATGGTATTGCCGCAATCCGTGGGTGCAGGGCTCGCCTGTTCCGTGTGTGTGGCGCCGAAGTTGTGACCGATCTCGTGAGCCGTGAGGAGGTATTTGCCGGGGGAGGAGGTGAGTCTCTGGGAAACGCCGTAGCTGTAGCTTCGGGCCTCGCACACCACCGACAGATAGGCGATGCCGATAGTGCTCCCGTCCATGTTCTTGCCGGTCCACATATGAGCGAGATCGAACGGCACATAGTAGAAGTTGGCGTTCCAGTGATCGCGGAACTCCGAAAGCATGGCGGACGGAGCAGTCGAGCTGTAAGGATCGGTCGGCGTAGACCAGACATGCTGGTAGACGACCTGAAGCGAAATCGAAAGCTGTGACTGATAGATGCCATCCACCTGGTTGAGAATGTCGAGAATCGTCGCATTCGCTTCCGTCGCTCCCCCGCAGGCGACCACGTACTCATAATCGGCTTCTGTCGCTACCTGGGCTGCCCGCACCCCGGAAGTCGCAGCGAGCATGCGGGGTTCGACCAGTTCCCGGGCTTCCCCAATCCTGTGGGCCAGCGTGGTGCCGCAGACACCGAGGACTTCGGGACGGATATCCGACCGGCGGTAAACCACCATCTCCGACGGATCCGACGAGGGGGAGAAATTGCGCAGCGGCTCGATGTAGTACCACTCATCGGGTGTCAGGATCACCCCTTCCAAAGTTGCGTCCCTGACAGTGAAACGTGCCTCCGAGTCCCAGAGTCGCGGTACCGTGCCACGGAAGGTGTGTGCCGGCGCCCTCGCGAGCTCGCTCCTGGCGCCTCCCGGCAGTTCCTCCTCAGCCACGCAGCCGGAGGCGCGCAGATCATAAGGCTCCAGGACGACATCAAAGATCTGATCCGGGGTGGCGATCCTGAATTCGCCGGTATCACGGACCTGCTGCGCCACTCGTGCCGTGTCCATCCTTACCCTGTCATAGCGCTGCAGAATTCTGTCGATCTGTTCCCGCGTTGCTGCAGAACGCTGCATTGCGCCGGCACTCTCGTGCGGAGCCATGCCCGGCAGAAACGTGACCAAGATGAGGCTGAAAATGCGAAACAGCTGCACCCGTAAACGACTGTAGGATTTCCATTTCATGGTCTGTTTCCTTAGCCCGGCACGGGGAAGGTCGTCGTTTGGGGGGGGATGGGATCTCGCGTGCGTGCAGACGTACCCGGAAAGTGCAGGGAGAGGTCCGCCTGCCTTCGTATCGGCACGTCACTGGACTTACAATAGACCCTCGGAGAAACAACCAACACACATATTCCAGGACTGCAGGACTTGCGGAAAGCCGTTGGCGATGAGTTACTTAGGGTGTCTGAGCCCTCGAGGTTTCAAAGCAGGCGACGGGGCCGTTGGTTGATGGCGAACAGGATTGCGCCCGCCGCCAGGGCCAGGCCGCCTCCCAGAATCTGTTTTCGTGTGGCGCCAAACAGGATCGCCAGGGAAACCAGGATAGCCAAAATGGGGACCAGCGGTCCCATTGGAATCACGTAAGTCGGCCGCTTTACCGCGCCCTCGAAGCGCCGCGCGCGCAGGATCAGCGTCGACGCGCTTGCGCCGGTATAGGTGACCAGGCGCGCCACGGCGCTGACAACCGCCAGTTTGACGAATGAGCCGGTCAGGGCCAGCAGCAGTGCCACGGTTGAGGAAAAGAGAATCGCGTTCGCCGGAGTGCGGAACCTCACGTGGATGCGGCCGAACCATTTCGGCAATTGCCCGTTCTCGGCCAGCGCGAACAGCATGCGGGATCCAGTCAGGATCTGGCCCGCATTGTTCCCGGTCATGGAAATCACCGACCCGATCCCGATCAGCAGGGCGCCCGCCGCCCCCATGAAGATGTGGGCAGCATCCGCCAGCGGCGTCGTGGAAGCTGCCAGACTGGGCAGCGTGCCCGCCGCGACCAACTGAGTCAATGTCATCACTACCGTTACGGTCGCAATCGTCATCACCAGCGCAAAGGGCACGTGGCGGCGCGGGTCGTTTGCTTCACCGGCAGGGACCGGCACAACGTCGTAACCGCCGTAGACGAAGATCATCAGCAGGGCTGCCGTGGTCCCCTGCTGCCAGGTGACCGGCCTCAATAAGCCCAGGTTGGCGGGATTGATGAAAAAAACGCCGATAGCAATGAATATTCCCAACGGCAGCAGCTTGCCGATGGTCAGCAGGTTTACTGCCCAGGAGCTTTGGCGAATGCCTACGACGTTGATCACGGTCAAGACGAGCGTCAGGCCGATGATGACAGTGCTGCGTCCCGGTTCTGCTGCCGCCGCGGGCCAGTAAAAGCCGAGCGCCACCGCAATACCGTTCACGACCGATGCGTGGCTCGCCACGCGCGTGAACCACTGCATGAAGCCTACTTCAAATCCTGCGAACCGGCCGAAGGCCTCGCGCGTGTACAGATACGGACCGCCCGTGCCCTCAAACCTGCTGCCCACCTCGGCAAAGCACAGTGCCACCAGGAGCGATGCCAATCCGGCCAGCACGAATGCCGGCACGCTCCAGGCACCCACCAGTGCGGCAACCTGCGAGGGCATCAGGAAAATCGCGCCGCCGATCACCTGGTTCACACCGATGGCCGTGAGGTCCCATCGGCTCAGTTCACGCCTTAGTGTCGGTGCCTGTACTGCAGCCTGCGTCGATGCTTCCATGGCGCAACGTTGTATCACGGCAGAGCCGCGATGCAAAAAACCTCAACGCGGAGCCCGTAGCCTGAGTTATTCATGAAGCAGAACCGCATGCCGGTGCAAAGAAACAGAATTGGACGCTGATAAACGCGGGCAGGAGCTTTTGCCCGCCGACCAGGACCGAACGGTCAGCATCTGTCGGAGTTTTTCCGCGTCCAAAACGGTCCTCTGATCGCATATTCATGAATAATCAGGGGCAAAGAGAAGCAGATGTAGGAACACATAGTATCTCCGCGGCCTCTGCGCTGAGATTTTGCTTTTCTTGATTACACCGCCATCATTCGTGATGGCTGTCAATCCACAAGATCCGGCATGTAAGCATACAAGGCCGGCGATCCCCCGGTGTGCACGAACAGGACATTTTCGTTTTTCTTGAAAAATCCCTTGCGGGCCAGATCAATCAAGCCGGCCATCGCCTTGCCGGTGTAAACAGGATCGAGAAGGATGCTCTCGGTTCTGGCCAGCATTTTCACGGCCTCGGCCATCTCCGGCGTCGGAATCGAGTAACCCCGGCCTACATAGTCGCCGAAACAGAGGACCGCATCTCTTGGAATCTCCCCTTTGATGCCGACACGCGCCGCGGTTTTCTGAACCAGGTCGTAGACGAGTTTTTCCTGCACTTCCTTGGGGCGGCTGACGTCGATGCCGACAACAGGGATGTTGCTGTTGTTGCCGTACAAGCCCGTGACAATTCCTGCGTGCGTTCCGGCACTGCCGCTCGCACAGACGACCCTATTGATGTTGATTCCCTTTTCGAAAAGCTGAGCGAGAATCTCCTCGGCGCAGGCCACATAGCCGGTAGCCCCAATCGGATTCGAGCCGCCTCCGGGGATGATGTAAGCCTTGCGGCCCGCGGCGGAAACCTCGTCGGCCACCATGAGCATTTCTTTCATCATATCGGAGCCGCCGGGGACCACCTTGATCTGCTCGACCCCCAGAAGCCGGAACAGGAAGTTGTTCCCGCTCGCATCCGGCTTGTAGCTCTTCGGAACCCTCTCTTCCAGGACGAGCCTGCACTTCAGCCCTTCCTTGGCCGCTGCCGCCAGGGTGAGCCGGCAGTGGTTGGATTGAACCGCTCCGCAGGTAATCAAGGTGTCGGCGCCTTGAGCCAGGGCATCGGCAACCAAAAACTCGAGCTTCCTCGTCTTGTTGCCTCCGGCAGCCAGGCCAAGGAGATCGTCTCTCTTGATGTAAATGTTCGGACCACCAACCGCGGCAGAAAAACGCGGTACTGCCTCCAGCGGTGTCGGTCCTTCGGTATAGCGCCTGCGGGGAAAGCGTGCCAGATTCATGCGAAACCTCCCGTCATAGTCGGATTATCGATTGCTAAAATGACTGGTCACTCAGGACCCCGGATATGATCTGCGGGTCCGGGCAAAAAGAGTGCTCAGCTTAAGCGATGCAGGGTGCCCGCTCAAGGGCTTTTTGTTTATCCATGGGAGCTCAATGGCGTGCCGCCGCTTTTCAAATCGAAACATCGCCAAGGGCGGCAGCAAGCTGCCGCACTCCAGCGCGCCTGGTGCGAGCGAGGGTTAGGAGCGGATCTTGAGGACGGCGGCGCCCTCCAGTTTCCCCTGCCTCACCCCGTCGAGGGCGTCGTTCGCCTTTTCCAGGGGGAAGAGCACGACCTCCGCCTTCACCTTCGCCCTGGGCGCGATCTCGAAAAACTCCAATCCATCCTTGCGGGTCAGGTTGGCCACCGAGCGTATCGAGCGCTCCTCCCATAGGATGCTGTAAGGGAAAGCCGGAATATCGCTCATGTGAATGCCGCCGCAGACAACTTCACCACCCTTGGCGGTGGCGCGCAAGGCGGCCGGCACCAGAGCGCCCACTGGGGCGAAGATGACGGCGGCGTCCAACTCCTCCGGGGGCATCTCATCGGAGGATCCCGCCCAGACCGCACCCAGCCTGCGCGCGAAATTCTGCGCTTCCCTGTCGCCGCGTTTGGTGAAAGCGTATACCTTTTTCCCCTGGTAAACGGCGATCTGCACCAGGAGATGCGCGGCAGCGCCGAAGCCGTAAAAGCCCAGTCGTTCGGAGTTCCTGCCAACCATGCGGTAGGATCGGTACCCGATCAGCCCGGCACACAGCAGAGGCGCCACCTCGGCATCAGTATACGATTCCGGCAGATGGAGGCAATAACGGTAGTCCGCGACGGTGAATTCGGCATAGCCGCCGTCGATGGAGTAACCCGAGAAGCGTGCGTGGTCACACAGGTTCTCACGACCCGTGACACAATAGCGACAAGTGCCGTCACTGTACCCGAGCCACGGCACGCCAACCCGGTCGCCCACCTTGAATCCGGCCACTTTGTCACCGAGCCGGATTATTGTGCCCGCGATCTCATGTCCCAGGATCAAGGGGAGCTTCGGCTGCGGCAATTCGCCATCGGCGATGTGCAGGTCCGTCCGGCACACTCCACAGGCGTGAATTTCGATCAGAACCTGCGTAGGACCTGGCGCGGGCACAGCCATTTCCATGTCCTGAAGAGGCTTCCGGGGAGCTACCAACACCATGGCACGCATCTTTTCCTGGATCGCCATCGATCACCTCCATATGCCCTCGCTTTGATCTTACCCGGGAATTACACATAACCACAGGCCAACGCCGGCAAACAGGGGCAAAAAGGAGACGTTGCTGTTTTCCACTCGGAACGGTTCATGGCTGCGCGGCAACTGGAAAACGAGGATGTCTCCTTTTTCTCCGGATATCTCGCCGCCTGTCTGCAGCGCTGCAATGATCATTGTCCATCGGCGAGTCGTTTAGCGGGCATACCAGGTCCTGACTCGGTTTTGGTCGAAAAACTCCATCCCGGGGGCTTCGGCAGTCAGCATCAGGATCGCGCGCGCGACGCCGGCACTGTCGTTCAGCACCAATCCGGGGGCACTGTCCTTATCCACGATCCCCAGCACGGCGCGCGCCCTCTCGGAAGCATCGAAGAAGCGCAGCACGGTCCGGTCCGGTGTCGCGAGCAACTGCGCGCCGCCGCGCTCGCGGGCGCCGAAGAGATGGAGGAAGGGATTGTCCTCGACGGTCAGACCCAGGGCTGCCTTGGCTTCGCTGTTCTTCCCGAGCAAGCCGACGGCAGGCCCTTGGCCGGTGACGCTCAAGTTCAGCCGCTTTCTGCCCGCGTCGTACAGTGTCATCACGGGCCCGCTCGAAGTGTAGTTCAGACCCGCCGCCTTCTGTGCATTTCTGTCGTAGAGAGTCAGCCCCGCACCTTCGGGCTCTACACCTAATGACAGGGTGGCGTTATCGGCATCATCATAAAAAACCAGGGCCGGCCGGTCTGCAAAAAGTCCCAGTTCCGCGCGCCTTTTCCCCCGCCCATCCTGGAGGATGAACTTGCCCGCTTCGAGCGCCTTGGCCGCTTTCACGGGCGGCGCCTTTGTCGCCTTTACTTGCGCCATCAGAAAAACGGAGCCGATCGCGAGAAGCATCAGAATCCCGGCCTGTTTGAGTCGCTGATTTTGGCGCTCCAGCCTCCTGATGCGTTCCGACAAGGTTTCCAGTGTCTGGATTTGTGTTTCCATGATTCTGCGCTCCTCCGCAAAGGTCCCGGCACGCCTGTTTCCACTCAGCTTCACAAAGCCTCAGTATCGGGATCGCAATCGCTATCGGGTTTTGCCGGTTAGGTGCTCCGATTGCGATGGCGATAGCACTACCGATTCCAATACCGATTTGTCTATTTGCAGGGCAGTGATGTTATCGTTTGTTTTCCCCAATCTTGATCATTTTCCCTCTCAAAGGAAATAAATGTCGACATCCTGCGAAGTTTATGCAAAATTAAGAGGTTAAAGCACTATAGCATTATAGTCGTTTGGAACTTCCGGAGGAATATTTATGAACACCGCTCACAACCGCTGGCGTACAGGCGTGCCGGTAACACTGCTGCCGTTCATCCTGATTGCCGCACTCCTGCATGCCCAGGCCCCGAATCAACCGGCAACGTCCCAAAGCAAGTCAGCCGCTGCCGGGCAGAAAATGACGGTCGAAGGTGTCATCGTCAAGCGCGACGCCGATTCCCTGACCCTGCGGGACGCCCGCGGCTCGAACATTGTTGTGGCACTGATCGACAGCACCCGGGTCAAGGAGAAGAAGAGCAACCCGTTCCGGCGCAGCCGGAACTATGCCCTCACCCAGCTCCTGCGTGGGCTGAGCGTCGAGGTCACGGGCAGGCAGAACAGTGGAGGGCAGCTTGTGGCGGATGAGGTCAAGCTCAAGGACAATGATCTCCGCCTCGCCAGTTCTGTAGAGACCAGGGTAGATCCGATAGAGACCCGCCTGGCCGAGGTGGAGACCAAGCTTGTGCAGACCGAACAGAACGCTCAGCGGCTCTCGGGCCAGGTGGAGGAGGTATCGGCCGTCGCCAAAGCAGCCCGCAGCGCCGCCAAGGCCGCCCAGGATACCGGGGATGCAGCCAATGCGGCCGCGAAAGACGCTGCACGCGAAGGGATCGAAGCCGCCAGGTCGACCGCCCGTGCCGCCGACGCGCGTATTTCTTCTCTGGACGATTTCGACGTCAAGAGCACGACGACCGTGCGCTTCCAGCTGAGCAGTGCCGTACTGAGCAAAGAGGCCAAGGCACAGCTCGACACGCTTGCCGGGGCAGCCAAGAACGAGAAAGGCTTCATGATCGAAGTCACCGGTTATGCCTCGTCGGAAGGGGATGCAGCCGCCAATGAGCGACTGAGTGAGCGCCGGGCCGACGCCGTCGTCCGCTACCTGACGGAGAATTGCTCGATTCCGCTGCGGCGGCTCGTGACCCCTTTTGGGTTTGGCGCCAAGCAGCCGGTGGCGGACAATTCCACTCTCGACGGCCGGAAGCAGAACCGGCGTGTTGAAGTTAAAATCCTGGTAAACAAGGGCTTAACCGGCCAGATCGCCAAATAGGGCTGGACGGCCCGGTCTGAGCATGGTACTTCATGAGAGGGAAGGAGGCCCGGCCGTACGGCGGGGTCTGCGCACCACAATCCATCAGGAAAGGAAAAGGCGGTCCAAAACAAACTGAGTCTTATGCGCTTTCGCGTCTTGCTTTTCCTGCTCATCCTGATCCCTCTGTCCTCGTTTGCAGGTTTGCACCCCGATGCCGGGATCCAGAGCCTGACGCCGCAGAATCCTGCCCAGCAGCCGCCCCCCAAGGCGGGAACCATCCGCGTCAATACCAGCCTCGTACTCATACCGGTGTCGGTTACCGATGCTGCAGGGCACGCCGTCAAGAACCTGCAGCTGGAGGATTTCGTCGTCCAGGAAAACGGTAGCCCCGTGACCATAGAACATCTGGGCCAGCCGGGGTTGACGCGGCTGGACATGGTCCTGACGTTTGATCTGACAGGCAGCACCCGCCCGCGCTTCGACTTCGAGCAGCAGGCGGCCACCAGTTTCCTGAAGACGATCTTCAAGCCGCGGGATGCCGTGTCGATTGTCGGCATCACCGCCAAACCGAAAATCCTGCTCGAACGAACCACGTCGTTGATCACGGCCATGGATGGTTTGAATCAGCTTCAGTCATCAGGAGCCTCCACGGCATTCTTCGACTCGGTCATCGCGGCAGCGCAATTGCTGCGCGGGCCCGCCGATCCCGACACCCGCCGCGTTCAGATCGTGCTCTCCGACGGCGAAGACAACTTCAGCGAGCAGAAACAGGCGGACGCACTTCGCGAGGTTCAGCAGGCCGATTGCATTTTCTACTCGATCAACCCGGGCGGGCCGTCGATCCGCCTGAACAACGTCAGCCTGCGCGGCCAGCAGGCGATGGAGGCGCTCGCGGAAGAAACGGGTGGGGCGGCGTTCCTGGCGGAGAAACTCGAGGACCTGGGTGAGATTTATGGCCGTATTGCCGCGGAACTGGAGGCGCAATATCTGCTCAGTTACTACTCGCCGGATCCCAAGTCAGACGGGAGCTTCCGTCGCATTACCGTGCGCGCGCCCAAACACCCGGAATTGCGTGTCCGCTCGCGCCAGGGCTATTACGACGGCAAACCTCCATACCGTTGATGCCGGGTAACAGCTCAGTCGTGCGTTTTCAACAGACCGTTCACCGACAGGTCTTCATCAATCAATGGCCAGTGGATCCCGGTTTCTGAAAACCATCTATACCTTCCTGCGCGGCACGGTAGCCTCTCGCTGAATCCCTGAGGGAAATCTATGAAAACCGGCCGCCATGCTGACTGCAGGATCCAGATACGGATCTTCGGAAGATCGTCGATCCTGGGGCTTGTCAGAGGGCGATTTCCTGGGCCTCGTCACGTTGGCAGCCGGAAAAGCCAGGAAATGCAAAATCGAGCCTTTCAATTCTCAAAAACGGGTGACGTCCCAAATAACTTTCGGCTCCCCGCATTCGTCATAGCGCAGCTGTATAAACACCGGTGGCAGATCGAACTCTTTTTTAAGTGGATCAAGCAACACTTGCGAATTAAGGCTTTCTACGGCACCTCTGAGAACGCGGTCAAGACGCCAGATTTTGAGCGTCACCTGTTTTGAGAAAACTTCGATTTATCAAATACTTACGGAATCAGCGCGCGAGCCGTCCAACGACGATTCCGGTAACCAATTGTAGCTATTCAACTTCTAATGGGACACTAGTGGGTGACGTCCCCGATTTCCATTCATCAGGCAAGGGAGTTGTCGGGATGCGGAGCGAGTCGACGAACCGGGTGAAGAATTCGTAGGCCGCCGCCACGGCCGCCAGTTCTATGATTTCACGGTCTATGAATGTGTCTCGTAGAGAGGCGTAGAAAGCGTCGTCAATCTCAAGCGCCGAACGATGCACGCGATCCGCGAAGCGGAAACCTAGCTTCTCGCGCTCCGTGAAGGGCCCATTCTCGAAGTCCCTCACGCCCTGGACCTGCTCCGCGGTTGCGCCTTTCTGCTTCGCCGAAGCAGAGTGGGCCGATGTTCAATAGTCGCAGTTTTGCAAAATCGCCACCCGGGTGGCCACGAGCTCTTTGTACCATCCCGGCAAAGCGCCCTCACCCATCAGCGGTTTTAAAAACGCAGCGATACCCATGGCGAGTTCGGGCGTATGAGCGATGGTCTTGAACATGTTGGGCACCACGCCCCGCAGCTCGAGAAGTTGATCGTAAAGGGCGCCGATCTCAGGTGTGACTTCACCCCGCTCCAACATCCGGATGCGGGCTTTGATATCAGAGTTCAAGACAAGCACCTCCGCAAAAACGGGGAGCGCCCCGCATGCGCTCAGACCCACGGTCTGAGCTTAAAGCCGTCACCCGCCCCCGCCGCCGCTGCTTGCGCCGCAGCCAATGCCCGAACCGGAAGAAATCCCGCCGCTTTTGCTGCTCCCGGACGTGGCAAAAGAAGAATAGATCTGCTCCAGTTCGCGACTGTGGCACATGGGACAATCAGGCGGTTCCGATCCGAAAACAAGGGCCTCGAAGCGGTGGCCGCACTTCTTACAGATATATTCGAACAATGGCATAAAGCCCTTCCTCCCAGGCTTGCCATATTATGCCTCGGATCGCGCCCCGAGGCAAAGCAACGGCAAGAAATAGACCACAAAGACCTGTAGACTCCAGGAAGGCATCTGGATCATGGAGTGTTGGAAGCTGCGAGGTAATTGTCTGATGCCGCGCTATTGGGTCTTGGCGGCCTTCCCGACCGGCTTTTCGGAGTCTTGCCGGGCAGGGGCCTGCGCAGCTTGAACCCTAGGTGCGAGCCTCGGCGTCGCCGGGATTGCAAACACCATGGGGCGGCTGGTCATGGCCTCGGCTTTGCCGTGGGCCGGCGCCCTGTGTGCCTGAAATGCGAGCACAAGGAACAGGGGCATGGGACCCAGAAGAAGCCAAACGAGCATCGGCCAGGGATTGGATCGAGCGCTGTCCGGGTTCTTTGGCTTCATGGTGACTACCTGCCCTTCGCCCCAGGGTAAATTCGCTGAGGAGCTTCAGTGAACCTCATGCAAATCTTATGCCGATATCGTCACGAAATGACAAGTGCAATAGATATAACACTGCCCCTCTGACTAAAAGTCCCATGAATTGCCGTTCGTCCGCTGAGGACCCGGGAAATTTTCCCCTGGCCATCGCACTTGGAGATTCATTGAGCCACGACGGGGCTCGTATTCGTGACAACGGGGGTTGGCACAGGCGAAATGCCTGTGCCAAAGAAACATCGAGGCCTCGCTATACTGGCGCTCCCTGGTTGGCCTTCGCCTCAAGCGGCTTCCTGGCCGGAAACACCTTGCGCATCAGGTCGTCGAGCAGGGAGTAGACCACCGGCACAGCCAGCAGGGTCAG encodes:
- a CDS encoding carboxymuconolactone decarboxylase family protein; this translates as MNSDIKARIRMLERGEVTPEIGALYDQLLELRGVVPNMFKTIAHTPELAMGIAAFLKPLMGEGALPGWYKELVATRVAILQNCDY
- a CDS encoding OmpA family protein, with the translated sequence MNTAHNRWRTGVPVTLLPFILIAALLHAQAPNQPATSQSKSAAAGQKMTVEGVIVKRDADSLTLRDARGSNIVVALIDSTRVKEKKSNPFRRSRNYALTQLLRGLSVEVTGRQNSGGQLVADEVKLKDNDLRLASSVETRVDPIETRLAEVETKLVQTEQNAQRLSGQVEEVSAVAKAARSAAKAAQDTGDAANAAAKDAAREGIEAARSTARAADARISSLDDFDVKSTTTVRFQLSSAVLSKEAKAQLDTLAGAAKNEKGFMIEVTGYASSEGDAAANERLSERRADAVVRYLTENCSIPLRRLVTPFGFGAKQPVADNSTLDGRKQNRRVEVKILVNKGLTGQIAK
- a CDS encoding zinc-dependent alcohol dehydrogenase family protein, which encodes MRAMVLVAPRKPLQDMEMAVPAPGPTQVLIEIHACGVCRTDLHIADGELPQPKLPLILGHEIAGTIIRLGDKVAGFKVGDRVGVPWLGYSDGTCRYCVTGRENLCDHARFSGYSIDGGYAEFTVADYRYCLHLPESYTDAEVAPLLCAGLIGYRSYRMVGRNSERLGFYGFGAAAHLLVQIAVYQGKKVYAFTKRGDREAQNFARRLGAVWAGSSDEMPPEELDAAVIFAPVGALVPAALRATAKGGEVVCGGIHMSDIPAFPYSILWEERSIRSVANLTRKDGLEFFEIAPRAKVKAEVVLFPLEKANDALDGVRQGKLEGAAVLKIRS
- a CDS encoding zinc ribbon domain-containing protein, yielding MPLFEYICKKCGHRFEALVFGSEPPDCPMCHSRELEQIYSSFATSGSSKSGGISSGSGIGCGASSGGGGG
- a CDS encoding D-cysteine desulfhydrase — encoded protein: MNLARFPRRRYTEGPTPLEAVPRFSAAVGGPNIYIKRDDLLGLAAGGNKTRKLEFLVADALAQGADTLITCGAVQSNHCRLTLAAAAKEGLKCRLVLEERVPKSYKPDASGNNFLFRLLGVEQIKVVPGGSDMMKEMLMVADEVSAAGRKAYIIPGGGSNPIGATGYVACAEEILAQLFEKGININRVVCASGSAGTHAGIVTGLYGNNSNIPVVGIDVSRPKEVQEKLVYDLVQKTAARVGIKGEIPRDAVLCFGDYVGRGYSIPTPEMAEAVKMLARTESILLDPVYTGKAMAGLIDLARKGFFKKNENVLFVHTGGSPALYAYMPDLVD
- a CDS encoding VWA domain-containing protein produces the protein MRFRVLLFLLILIPLSSFAGLHPDAGIQSLTPQNPAQQPPPKAGTIRVNTSLVLIPVSVTDAAGHAVKNLQLEDFVVQENGSPVTIEHLGQPGLTRLDMVLTFDLTGSTRPRFDFEQQAATSFLKTIFKPRDAVSIVGITAKPKILLERTTSLITAMDGLNQLQSSGASTAFFDSVIAAAQLLRGPADPDTRRVQIVLSDGEDNFSEQKQADALREVQQADCIFYSINPGGPSIRLNNVSLRGQQAMEALAEETGGAAFLAEKLEDLGEIYGRIAAELEAQYLLSYYSPDPKSDGSFRRITVRAPKHPELRVRSRQGYYDGKPPYR